GAGGAAGAAAAAACAGTCGCGACACAGTCCCGCACCAAGGGGAGAAGGAACAATTCGGTAACCGCCCTGAAAGCAGAGCGGAATTATCAAGTTAAAGGAAATAAAATGCCAAAGTATCTTGTAATTGTGGAGTCGCCGGCAAAAGAAAAAACCATCTCCAAATTTTTAGGGCCGGACTATATTATAAAAAGTTCGTATGGCCACATTAGAGATTTGCCTGGTAAAGAGCTTGGTGTTGATATTGAAAAAGATTTTGAACCTCGCTATGTGGTAACTCCAAAAGGTAAAAAAATAGTTCCGCAATTAAAAGCATATAGTAAAACCGCAGACATTGTTTACCTCGCAACTGACTATGACCGTGAAGGGGAAGCAATTGCATGGCATTTAAAAGAGGCGCTTGGTCTTACTGATAAAAAAGCTAGCCGCATAACATTTCACGAAATAACAAAAGAGGCATTGGTTTCTGCTGTAAAAAACCCGCGCGCTTTAGATGTAAATTTAGTTGATAGTCAG
This portion of the Endomicrobiales bacterium genome encodes:
- a CDS encoding DNA topoisomerase codes for the protein MPKYLVIVESPAKEKTISKFLGPDYIIKSSYGHIRDLPGKELGVDIEKDFEPRYVVTPKGKKIVPQLKAYSKTADIVYLATDYDREGEAIAWHLKEALGLTDKKASRITFHEITKEALVSAVKNPRALDVNLVDSQQARRVLDRLVGYKLSPLLWRKVRSGLSAGRVQSVAVRMICEREEEIKSFKPQEYWSIKANLEKLK